AACCAAAATGCGCAATCATGCTTAATTATACACAATGTATGTTGCGATTTGTATTTGGATTCAGAATATGAAGTCCATTGGGACTTATACATCCGaatctatcaaattcatttgatccgCCAATTATTGAATTTGGAAAACTTCATTTTCACACATACCATGGGGTATGCTATGCTGGGTCTCTGCGTGAGACCATATACTACAATCACTCATTGTTCACCACCTTGCTTCTGAAAAGAAACTATGTGTGGGAAGATATTACTGTGGTAATACTTCTCATCATTGAACAAGAGCAATCTCCTTAATTGccaccttttagtttgaccaaatttgagtgtGAAGACACTCTGCCTGGGACTTTTGGTCTGGATCCAGTAAGGTATAAAGGCAATCTTTGAGGAGTATATGCCGCGACAATTTGTAGTCTTTAAATGATTGATTCGGTTCTTGAAATCAATATAGCATGTGAAAATATTAACCCTTTTGGACTCCGAGTCATTTCCCATATGGAGTCAGGGTGTTCTAATGTCCCAGGATCAGAATTTGGGTGCACCATTGATCCGGGTGGATTTTGATCCGGATTTTggatgctcatccattttgggtgtctaccaacttgaggttggcttggatttactgatttggaggataTTATCCTTGATATCCTCGGACGCTTACTTggagcattatccttaggagcggccgtacttctccccctcttctttggaagtgAGAGTTGAATGGTTTTAATTGGTACCTCTATTCTTTCGAGCACATTATAAGTAGGATAAGAGGATTTTGTGACACCCTTATTATCAGTAAATGTTTCTGGCAGATTCTTTACAATATGATGCAAATATAAGATATTCTAAACGATTAGGTTTAGAATTTTTGGTACGTGGATGTGAGGATTGCTCTTTTGATTCCTGGCATTCTTAATATGGTataaatctccccctaatgcctggAATTATCCTCAAATGTGATCAACATACGGGCAATTTATAAATCCCTTGCAGAGTTACCTCTTGGGATCCCTAATGCCCATTGGTATGTTGGGGGTGGTGATATGGGTATGTGAAAACATACTCGATGCGCAGAtgggaaatgtttggctgtggcCAAAGTTTCACGTACATACTACAACGGAGGGAGTTGTATAAGTGCAGCTTGATGAATTTCAATTAACGATGCGGTGTGTAAGGCCACATGAAAACAACTTAGTTCTGATAAATTACAATTCTAttttaatatgtcatgcaatttgATTCTCAATAAGAGACTCAATAAAACCATTATTGGTATGGACATAAGGTACTTGATATATAGTACCCAAAAACCAAACAGTTCCATATAAAATGGATTTGATCCCGCGTCCAGGATAATTTGCTCTAAATTGAAGATTTCGAGCAATGAATTTGGTATAGTGATGGTTCTCATGACTAAGAGACACACCTGGGACTATATTATGGATGcataaatgtgcattacatagtATCTTTATGGTCCATAACATGGTAAATAGAGTCACATGTATGTTCTTGAATTTCTTCAAGAATGTAGTGGCTCATATTGATGCTATGACCAATAGAATTGATAATaattctcaagttatctctatagTTGAATAACCAAAGCAAATGTGCCAAGTCTTGTTGACATCAAGAGAGAGAATTATTTGTACGCAACATTGGATACAGGTTATGTATGTGTAGTCAAATCGAACTGAGGATGTTTTGTTTAAGTATTGCCATATCCGTTGTTAAGAGAAAAATACTCCTCTTAGTTGTTATCTTGGGGTTTCCATATGAAAACCATATTgacggatatctctataattttaatTGGGTACATTTTGGAATCAGAATACAAGAATGGATTCATGATTATTATTTGAGTACCAATAGGAAGTATGATAGTAGCACGACCAAAGCCCACTATCATGACATCGCGTCAAGCGATTAACAAAATATTTCCTTGTCTCTGTGTAAGAGTTTAGGAATATTTTGCTTCCCTATATATAGAGTTCGTGGTGCAACTATCCACTAGGCAAAATTCCTCTTTGCATTTGGATTGACTCCCGTATAAGTCTATATATAGTATGAAGAATATAATGACATTCTTTGCAGATATATAGATTACATACAAGTTAATTAATGGAATATCAAATGTGATGGCACATTATTGTGATATTCAATTGAAATTgatgataatattttatattacaACACCAAAATGGGACGTAGATACTACGTATGTTTGTAAATGAGAGACAATTTTTTTGGTCCCCAAAATGGATCAAGCGAAGTAAATTCGATGATCGTGCTCTCCATGCTCATAAGACCCACTTATTAATTAAGTGTTTGGTTGCTACTTGGTttcttcatgaaacttgttgtgaACAACTGGCCTTCCTGGTGGTGTCAGGTTGAAGATAGAAGCATGCTTCATATCTTTATTGTTGAGCCGGATATTTATGTCTAATGGATTTGTAATACCAatcaattaaatgtttcaagGCATGATAtttccaagttgtgtggctgtaaCATACACAATTGGGATAAAATATGGTTCTGTCATATTTGGGAAATGCCTTGACCCTAAGGAATGCACGGGGCTGCTACTTCTTTTTGCGTTAAATCTTACCATTAAAGTTCTTTGGATGGCATTATTACATGGCATCGAACTTGTATGATTCTGAAAATTCAATGTACTTCATATGATAGAGCATCACTATAATACTAATGATGATTCCTCGATAAGAGTTTATCGTACACTTAGACCTGAAGTAATGTATGAATTAATCTAGAATACATTTGGTAAGTTGTGTGCTTCCACGAAAACGCAATAATGTCGGGGGATATTTTGGAACAACATAATTATATTCTCAAGTGGACTTAAGATCCTAGAGATAAAGTTGTGGCCAATCATGATTGGCATTGGGCAGAATGACTGCCTTGTGTTGTTCGTATCACTCATTGAAAGCTAGCCATATAGTGCTTTCATTTGCACCCATTGAGATACACATATGTGTGACCTGGATGTATATGGTGCTTTATTTAAATAAAACTCCGTATTTAAATTGATCATAAGTGGTGATGCTCTCTTATGAGGAGTATCAAATATTGCCATGAATCCATAGAACATTAAGTTTAACATTACGTCCATTGACCATGTTAGATAATGGTGGCCATTAAGAGCAAGAGATCAAACTCTTTGCTGGCTATTATTCTAACAAGGTTTAAACCATAGATTTTCTGAATTTACGCAAATGGTAAATTTTAAATTACTATGGTGATGCTGTATTAATTAATGCAAAATAAATAGGAGACAAGATCTATCTCACTAATAGTGTAAACCTCATTTATGCTAACACATTAGAGGTAGTCATCGTAAAGATGTAGACCTCTAATAATATGGATATAGTCTGTTGAACAGTAGATGCCAAGAGGTAAGAACATGATAAACTGAAGAAAAATCATAGCCGGTGGTTACCGTCTTTTGTTCTGAGTGCGTCTTTCATCTTCTTTCTTTcgatgtggaggacgaccacggtGTTGCGATGAAAACGGTCATCGATTTCTTTGTCGATCCATGTTGATGGTGACTGTTCGGCCAGCCATCATCTTGTACGCATCAGTTTCCTATGGATAAGATGAGGAACAGATCTTCGTTTCTTTTCCGGTCTTGGAACGATGAAGGCCTGCGTGCCCTCTGTGCTTGCATCGAACATGGAGGCCGGCAGGATCCAGTTCTGCCTCCTTGTTCTGACGCAAAAACAATGGTGAAGGAGCATGTCGCTGGCACTGTTCCTTCGAGGACGGACGGCTCTGCATCATCGATGTCGACTTCATCTCCGGTATCGAGTTCGGTGATGGTACAGAGGCACAGCGTTCTCCTTCTTGTTCACGTAGAGCAAAGTGCCGATAACGTGGTAAAGCGTGAACGTAAATGAACAAGATTTGGAAGAACCGTTTATTTTATtgatctctgaaatatatttatacaagtgaagAGGTGTCACAAAGGGACACGACTGTTCCCAAAGCACATGCCCTTTGGAGTAAAACTAGCTGTCTAATCCTATCTACTAATCTTGTAATTGATGGATAAGATCACTTTGTGAACATGTGTCTGTTCATAATGTCGTTGATGACATCACCGAAGATGTCTATTAAGAGACACAGTTTCACAACAGATACCAGGCAGTTTGCTCACTCAGAGCATATCATAATTCTTGGCTAATGCACGGCCGGCGGTAATATATTTCGTCCGCACGGCCATGCCATTTTTGGTAAAGTGCACTTATTATATTCCTTTTTTGGCAACAATGCTAATCGCTGGCTTTTTGGTACCCGGAAGAAGAGTTTTCCCGCCGTTTTTAACCGCTGGCTTGTTGGCTTGTGCGGCCCAGACCCAGATACTGACAACGGTTAATTATGGGAAAAAGGCAAATTAGGCCCAGACATATGATTTTAGGCACTGCATGTATACGTTCACAAAAAAGGCAATGCATTctgaaaagaaaaatatgcagTAAGCTTCCACATCTCAAAAGAACACATTTGCATCTGTAGTTTTTTAGAGCACACCACCACATCTAGTCCCAAGGAAAAAGCACACATTTGCGCAGCTTCTTTATACATGGCCTGCATCTTGCTTCTATGTACATGGCCTGCATCCTGCATGTTAAAAAGGATAAGATGTGTCATAAAATTGTTGCTGGATGGGGATAAAAAAGGATGCATATGTTTAAAAAAAGTAATGTTGCCTATTTCAGAAGACATTATTGTCTGAAAGTAGTATTATTATTGATTAATTAAGGTGCCTATGTTGCCCAAATCAGTACTGTTCTTGATGCATTATCTAAAAAACATAAATGTCAATGCACTAACACATTCTCTTTTCATTGTAGGCGACGAACAGAACAAGCGTTATGGACTTGAATAACCCTCCACCAGGATTTGACTATGGTTTCCTAGATGCAATGTTTTAAGAGCCAACAGATGCAGCTGACCCAATATTTTGCACTCAGCAACCACCAAACCAACAGGATGTGCCAACTGCGTCTGAAATCAGGCTCTCTCTTCAAAAAACAAGAATAGAGGATGTTCCTGGAGCCTCTATTGGTGATGATCAGGTTGTTGCAGGTAATGCTGTAGTGGATTGCATTTTCGTAGGCAATTTAAGTGTAATTCATTAGGcaacaatgttttcctaaatAGCAATTTATGTATACTGAAAAAGCAAGTATAGTGTCTCTGTTCATTTGCAACCTACAGCCCCACCCCCACCCCTGtttaattgcaaaaaaaaaaaaaaaacagatcaaAACAGAGGCAAGGTCATGATGTCAAAAAAACAGACTAGTTTATTGCAGCTGGGAATGCAATGCAGGGATCCTGATGAGCTATAGAGCCTAGTACTAGCAGCGACACGGTTCTCTGAGTAGAGCTTGCCTCAACCTGGATAGCTGGGCAACCAGCAACCATGTAGGAGTAGTACCAAATCTGTGGGGCACTCTCAGTCGTTGTCCAGAGCCCCACGGAAAATCCGAAATTACAGAACACGGTTTTGCCTAATTAACCATCTAGGATCTGTGCTAAGGATCACGGGAGCACCATGCACCAGCACCTACGAGTACGACAGAATAACCTCCCGACCAACCGGCGGCCGGAGTTGCTAGAGACGAAAAACTTAGCGGCGTACAAGGGAGCTGAGAAGAGAAGGCAGTATGGTAGTAGCAATACCTTGGGGACTGGCCGGCCTTGAGAGGCTCGAACAGCTCCGGCTTCTTGctgcaaaaaaaaataaaaaaaaaaaatcaacgggGCACAGGATCAGTCGGAGCTCTCAGAGTTCCCAAAAGAAAGCAAGCACCATGGGGTTGAAACCGAAATGATTAAACCAAACgcctgcagttcaaattcaccATTCTAATTCCACCGCGATTCTTGCTGATTCTACTAGAAGTCTAGAAACAATCGAGAGAACACAGCACAGAAATTATATTGCTAACTGAAATTACTAACTGATATTGCAATCTGCAAGCTAACTGAAAGCACATCGAAATTAAAAACTGAGATTACTAACAAATACCAGACAGAAAATACAATTGAAAATGACAACATAGCTACCAAAAACTAAAACTAACTGATATTACAAAACTGCAAGCTAACTGAAAGCACATTGAAATTACAAACCGAAAATACTAACAAAtacaaaaaagaaaataaaactgaAATACTACGTGGAATTGCAATTTCTGAGCTGAAGTTACTAACTGCAATTGCAAACTGAAATTGAAAACTAAGAGTCTACCTGCAATTAGAATCTAAAATTAAAAAATGAAATTACTAACTGCAATTGCTAACTGAAATTGAAAACTGAAAGTAGCACTACCTGAAATTAGAAACTAAAAATACAAAATGAAATTACTAACTGCAATTGCTAACTAAAATTGCTAACTGAAATTGATAACTGCAGTTATAATACAAAACAATAAGCAGCTGCAAAGAAGCTAGGAGAACATGACAAGCCGCTGCTCAAACCCAAAAAAAACAGAGCTAAGCTATGCAGTGCCAAAAATGCTGCTTATGCTGCCTAATAGTGGCCTAGCTGAGATTGCAGTTGCTATGACCTGCACATAAGAACTGGAGCAACCAATTAATAGAGAAAGCAGGGATCCGAGAAAGCACAACAAGCTGCATTTTCTTAGGCAATGCTGTAGTGCATAGGCAATTTAAGTCTCATTTGCTAGGCAACAATGTCTTCATATATAGGCAATTTATGTATTCTGAAAAGGCAGAAAACGGCATTAACACTGGTGCACCATAAAACAATGGAAAGGCAGAAATATGCTTGATATATAGGTAAGTTGCAGAATTCAAATGTATCAGTAGAGAGGTTTTTACACTAGTAAAATAACAATAAGATGTTCTAATGCTCATCTCCCATGTTGAACTCCATCCATAAAAAGCCTAAAGGTAATTATGCTGCAACTGCATCCAACAATTTACACTCACCACAGACAACAATTTGATACTGAAATGCTTCTATTGCCCCTGACATTTCTTTACTAATCAACATTGGTAATAAAAATGACATCATGACTAGCACCCTCCCAAAATACCACAATAGTAGTAGTCAATGGCTACCACCGCAgcaatcaaataaaaaaataaacatgAAACTATCAACTGACAAGAGGAAATACCATCAAAACCAAGGAGATATGCATCACCATCACGTTACAAGGACAAGCATTCCTCACCCATGCACTCTAGAACTTCTATGTTCTGCTAGTAACACAGAACATGAAAACACAGCTCAATGAGCTGACCAATCGTGCCAACACCACAACAATCCAATCTCCATTGAAACACACACCAGCATCAATTGTGCCATCCCCGAAAATCACACCAACTAGAGAATGAACAAAAGAGCCAAAAGTCACCTCGAGCGCGAGGATGACGACGAGGAACACGTGGGCCGCCAGATTCACTAGGAGCGCGACGATGACCCTTGAGCGCAGCACAGCTCCAAGCCAGTCTCCATCCCCGTCTGCCCCAGCGTCTCCGTCGAGGAGCGAGGACGCCCACCACTGCAGCGTGGCGGCGCTGACTGCCGTGGAGGCGGCTGCGACGCGGAGGCAGTTCACCGCCGCCATGGGGCCGAGCATCGGTCGACGCCCGGAACGAGGCGAAACCGAGCCCTAACCCTAGGGGTGGTGGCTCCCGATCCCGAGCGCGGGGGGCTTTGCTTGGCGCGCGTGCTTCCGATTCCGGTGCTTTATTCGCAtggggaaggggaggggagggcaGGTGGCGATGACGCGAGCGATTCGCGtggggaaggggaggggagggcaGGCGGGATGCCGCGAGCGATGGCGCCTCAGCGAGGAGGCCTACCCGGTGTGGATCCGCCGCCTCCGCCACCGGATCTGCCATGGCCGCCACGCCAGAACCCTAAGAAGCTCGCCGGAGAGAGGAAGGAGCCGCATCGGGAGGAGGCGGCACACGGGTGCGGGCGCAGGCACGGGCACGGGGGAGCGCGGTCGCCGCCGGGCGCCGGGGACGAGAGAGACGAAGCGACAGAGAGGGAGGTAGAAGACGAGTCGAGTGGAGTGGAGACGAGCGTGGGAATGAGATCCTCTGTAGTTGGCCACGTGACTTCTCTCTACGGTTGCTGAACATCTAGGCGTCTATTCATATCTAACGGTGGCCAGTGCTGCCTCCCTCAGCTAGCTGGGCTGCGGCCCAAACAACAGAGCCGCGTCcactcaaaaaaagaaaaaaaattatacaACAGAGCAGCTGTATTTTGCTTCCAGCGCGGTTACTTGATACTTTGCCGCCGGGACTGCGTTTTTGGCGCGAGAAAGGAAAGGGCGGGCGCCGGGATCggactgctgctgctgtggtgctCTCGATCAGTAAGCAGGTGGACTTCTGCACTCATGTCATCCCTTGCTGTGACGTGTTGTTTTAATTTGATTTTTTTGTCCTCTCTCACTGGATTTTGCTGGAATTGATAGATTGAAGGAGATCTGATATGGAAGCTTGAAGGGAACATCAACTTGCTTGAATGAAAACAAAATTTGCATATTTAACATGGAAGAAAATAGGTGTGTAACACCATGACTGTTTTTTTGTGGTCCAACTAATTTAGGGATAGATTGTAGTTGTTTAGTTCGCCACCTAATATCATGTCATCTTTATCTGTTTTCTTGTAGGGAGGGCTTGCTTCCTAATCTTTTACCTCAAGTTGGCATGGAGTTTAGTACTATAGATGAGGCTTGGATGTTTTGGATTAGCTATGGGGGTCGCAAAGGCTTTGAGGTGAGGAAAATGTACACAAACAAAAGAAAGTTAGATGGGAAGGTTAGTTCCTGCAGATTTGTTTGTGCAAATGAGGGTCAGAGAAAGCCAGATACAAGAGATCATCTAACAAA
This sequence is a window from Miscanthus floridulus cultivar M001 chromosome 10, ASM1932011v1, whole genome shotgun sequence. Protein-coding genes within it:
- the LOC136485620 gene encoding uncharacterized protein is translated as MLGPMAAVNCLRVAAASTAVSAATLQWWASSLLDGDAGADGDGDWLGAVLRSRVIVALLVNLAAHVFLVVILALEQEAGAVRASQGRPVPKDAGHVHRSKMQAMYKEAAQMCAFSLGLDVVVCSKKLQMQMCSFEMWKLTAYFSFQNALPFL